From a single Glycine soja cultivar W05 chromosome 19, ASM419377v2, whole genome shotgun sequence genomic region:
- the LOC114398732 gene encoding kelch-like protein 18 yields the protein MDLYFTSQNVITSLKPMSLVRSYALVVWLNGEIYVFGGGNGYVWYDTVESYNPVHDSWTLCRSLNQKKGRLSGAALNDKLFVVGGGNGVDSFSDVEMLELDIGRWIPTHSMLDKEQLILLKDTVVSVLQCVNLDHANLMLFQNILPKSQAICTQDDFEKNGGNNQYALGGFDGDKIVPSIEVFDPRLGAWTIGEPMNHRRGYSAVVVVKESIYMIGGVKVCENIVDTLLPAVMSDKGSSVVT from the exons ATGGATTTGTATTTTACTTCTCAGAATGTGATCACATCTCTTAAGCCTATGAGCTTAGTTCGTTCATATGCTTTAGTTGTGTGGTTGAATGGtgaaatttatgtttttggTGGTGGAAATGGTTATGTTTGGTATGACACAG TTGAATCATACAATCCAGTTCATGACAGCTGGACCTTGTGCCGCTCTTTGAACCAGAAGAAAGGACGCTTGTCAGGAGCTGCTCTGAATGACAAACTATTTGTTGTTGGTGGTGGCAATGGAGTTGACAGCTTTTCAGATGTTGAGATGCTTGAGTTAGATATTGGGCGGTGGATCCCTACACACTCAATGCTAGACAAG GAGCAATTGATCTTGCTCAAGGATACTGTTGTGAGTGTTTTGCAATGTGTTAATCTTGACCATGCCAACTTAATGTTGTTCCAAAATATTCTGCCCAAATCCCAAGCAATTTGTACACAAGATGATTTTGAAAAGAATGGAGGGAATAATca GTATGCActtggtggctttgatggtgaCAAAATAGTTCCAAGTATTGAAGTGTTTGATCCTCGTCTTGGGGCATGGACGATAGGGGAACCAATGAATCATCGTAGGGGGTATTCTGCTGTTGTAGTTGTCAAGGAATCCATTTATATGATTGGAGGAGTTAAAGTGTGCGAGAACATTGTAGATACG CTATTGCCTGCAGTCATGAGTGACAAAGGTTCTTCAGTGGTCACATAG
- the LOC114398731 gene encoding vegetative cell wall protein gp1-like: MNLWDLNAAHLLTLLLLSQPPPPPPSSTAPSPTPSPNSNSKSIPLTPSSPSPTSSPPPSAPPWTAVPPQLRSQLPHQPPPLPHPQNHLPRLRPRSHRRHRQTCHHPLETTTIPSSLPSNIATPTSPPPFVVRVEGDDGVPNDDISMRRWGLEEELVGEGDGEAGAVDAEESGGDKGVTEDGGLGGVGVEEGGKEGEVEDGARLEGEGKEVGVEGEEESMEASTAWKRSECAKKLKVYERESNSERQNN, from the coding sequence ATGAATCTTTGGGATCTAAATGCAGCTCATTTGTTGACTTTATTGTTGCTTTCTCAACCGCCACCTCCTCCTCCCTCCTCAACCGCACCCTCTCCAACTCCTTCCCCTAACTCAAATTCCAAATCCATCCCTTTGACGCCATCATCGCCGTCTCCGACCTCATCTCCACCTCCATCCGCTCCGCCCTGGACTGCGGTGCCCCCTCAACTACGTTCGCAACTACCTCACCAACCTCCTCCCCTCCCGCATCCTCAAAATCATCTACCTAGACTCCGACCTCGTTCTCATCGGCGACACCGCCAAACTTGCCACCACCCCCTGGAGACAACAACAATACCATCCTCGCTGCCCTCGAATATTGCAACACCAACTTCACCCCCTCCTTTTGTTGTGCGCGTGGAGGGAGATGATGGCGTTCCAAATGATGACATTTCGATGCGGCGGTGGGGTTTGGAGGAAGAGTTGGTGGGTGAAGGGGATGGAGAGGCAGGTGCCGTAGATGCGGAGGAAAGTGGAGGAGACAAAGGGGTTACGGAGGATGGAGGACTTGGCGGTGTGGGTGTGGAGGAAGGTGGCAAGGAGGGGGAGGTTGAGGACGGTGCAAGACTTGAGGGTGAGGGAAAGGAGGTGGGGGTTGAGGGGGAGGAGGAGTCTATGGAAGCTTCTACTGCATGGAAGAGGTCGGAGTGCGCAAAGAAATTAAAGGTGTACGAAAGAGAATCCAATTCTGAGcgtcaaaataattaa